A genomic region of Ensifer adhaerens contains the following coding sequences:
- a CDS encoding glycerol-3-phosphate dehydrogenase, with protein sequence MREFKGVPTVSSETGVYDLFVVGGGVNGAGIARDAAGRGLSVLLCEKDDLAQGTSSRSGKLVHGGLRYLEYYEFRLVREALIEREVLLESAPHIIWPMRFVLPHNPQDRPAWLVRLGLFLYDHLGGRKRLPGTRSLNLATAPEGAPIKREYRRAFEYSDCWVDDARLVVLNALDAQARGARVLTRTACSSIRRRDGLWHIEMTDTRTGARTEAKARCVVNTAGPWVNDVIGRIGGLNSSRSVRLVKGSHIVVPKFWEGRQAYLVQNPDKRVIFINPYQNDLALIGTTDIPYEGRPEDVAADDNEIAYLLKSVNRYFKQQLTSDDIVYSFSGVRPLYDDNAENPSAVTRDYIFEVDAADQQAPLLSVFGGKITTFRKLSEHALERLKPFFPKMGPAWTAKSHLPGGDMADADFDLFLGELRSRYRWLPADLAKHYARLYGTRTHALLAGAQSLDDLGPAFGPHLREREARFLIENEWALTTDDILDRRTKHGLHMTPAERQAFSHWLERQQAAA encoded by the coding sequence ATGCGCGAATTCAAAGGAGTGCCGACGGTGAGTTCCGAGACCGGAGTATACGATCTGTTTGTCGTCGGCGGCGGCGTCAATGGCGCGGGCATTGCGCGCGACGCGGCCGGGCGAGGGCTCTCGGTGCTGTTGTGCGAGAAGGACGATCTGGCGCAGGGCACCAGTTCGCGCTCGGGCAAGCTGGTGCATGGCGGCCTGCGCTACCTCGAATATTACGAGTTCCGCCTGGTGCGCGAGGCGCTGATCGAGCGCGAAGTACTGCTGGAATCCGCGCCGCATATCATCTGGCCGATGCGTTTCGTGCTGCCGCACAACCCTCAGGACCGGCCGGCCTGGCTGGTAAGGCTCGGGCTCTTCCTCTACGACCATCTCGGCGGGCGCAAGCGCCTGCCGGGAACGCGCAGCCTCAATCTTGCGACCGCGCCCGAGGGCGCGCCGATCAAGCGCGAATACCGCAGGGCGTTCGAATATTCCGACTGTTGGGTGGATGACGCCCGGCTCGTCGTTCTGAACGCGCTCGATGCCCAGGCCCGCGGCGCGCGGGTGCTGACGCGCACCGCCTGCAGTTCGATCCGAAGGCGCGACGGGCTCTGGCATATCGAGATGACCGATACGCGCACCGGTGCCAGGACCGAGGCTAAGGCGCGCTGTGTCGTCAATACTGCCGGCCCCTGGGTCAACGACGTCATCGGCCGGATCGGGGGCTTGAACTCCAGCCGCAGCGTGCGCCTCGTCAAGGGCAGCCACATCGTCGTGCCGAAGTTCTGGGAGGGGCGGCAGGCCTATCTGGTGCAGAACCCGGACAAACGGGTGATCTTCATCAATCCCTACCAGAACGACCTTGCGCTGATCGGCACGACGGACATCCCCTATGAAGGCCGGCCGGAGGATGTGGCCGCCGACGACAACGAGATCGCCTATCTGCTGAAGTCGGTGAACCGCTATTTCAAGCAACAACTGACATCAGATGACATCGTCTACAGCTTCTCCGGCGTGCGCCCGCTCTATGACGACAATGCCGAAAACCCGTCGGCCGTCACCCGCGACTATATCTTCGAGGTCGATGCGGCCGATCAACAGGCGCCGCTGCTTTCGGTCTTCGGCGGCAAGATCACCACCTTCCGCAAGCTTTCCGAACATGCGCTGGAGCGGCTGAAACCCTTCTTTCCGAAGATGGGACCGGCCTGGACGGCGAAGAGTCATCTGCCCGGCGGCGACATGGCCGATGCCGACTTCGATCTGTTCCTGGGTGAACTCAGATCTCGCTATCGCTGGCTGCCCGCCGATCTCGCCAAGCATTATGCGCGGCTCTATGGCACCCGGACGCATGCGCTGCTTGCCGGCGCCCAATCGCTCGACGACCTTGGGCCGGCCTTCGGTCCACATCTGCGTGAGCGCGAGGCGCGCTTCCTGATCGAAAACGAGTGGGCGCTGACGACGGACGACATTCTGGACCGCCGAACCAAGCATGGCCTGCACATGACGCCGGCCGAGCGGCAGGCCTTTAGCCATTGGCTCGAACGCCAGCAGGCGGCGGCGTGA
- a CDS encoding class II aldolase/adducin family protein encodes MSERELRQSIVEHCRHMNAIGLNQGTSGNISLRHGDTMLVTPSGIAYDAMTAEMIVAMPIEGEYGSWSGPKKPSVEWPFHLDILRARPEIGAVVHTHAMYSTILAIARKPIPACHYMIAAFGGSDVRVADYERYGSKALSDSVLRALEGRSACLMANHGMIATGASLEKAMWAAVELETIAKQYYHTLLIGGPVVLSETEISGVVEGFSTYGLQDKTKVA; translated from the coding sequence ATGAGCGAACGCGAGCTGCGCCAGTCGATCGTCGAACACTGCCGCCACATGAACGCCATCGGGCTCAACCAGGGCACTTCGGGTAACATCAGCCTGCGCCACGGCGACACGATGCTGGTGACGCCCTCGGGCATTGCCTACGACGCAATGACGGCCGAGATGATCGTCGCCATGCCGATCGAGGGCGAATACGGAAGCTGGTCGGGGCCGAAGAAACCTTCGGTCGAATGGCCGTTCCACCTGGATATCCTGCGTGCGCGGCCGGAGATCGGCGCCGTTGTCCATACCCATGCGATGTATTCGACCATTCTGGCGATCGCCCGCAAACCGATTCCGGCCTGCCACTACATGATCGCGGCCTTCGGCGGCAGCGACGTGCGCGTCGCCGATTATGAACGCTACGGCTCCAAGGCACTCTCCGACAGTGTGCTGCGGGCACTCGAAGGACGCAGCGCCTGTCTGATGGCGAACCACGGCATGATCGCAACGGGCGCGAGCCTGGAGAAGGCGATGTGGGCGGCGGTCGAACTGGAGACGATCGCCAAGCAATATTACCACACGCTGCTGATCGGTGGTCCGGTGGTCCTGTCGGAAACCGAGATATCCGGCGTGGTCGAAGGCTTCTCCACCTATGGCCTACAAGACAAGACGAAGGTGGCCTGA
- a CDS encoding 2-hydroxyacid dehydrogenase — protein sequence MKKIAIIGDRFMLPDVFRDKIVEATGNGHDIRTLELPWPDVPMEHGYAVEGMDGLKEYLGKPEDIIAFIGDAEILVTQLAPLSRGMLEALPGLKLVAVSRGGPVNIDMGAARDVGVRVVNTPGRNASAVAEFTLGAILAETRLIRTGHEALRRGEWRGDLYRADRTGRELCEMTVGVIGYGNIGTKVVRLLRAFGTRVLVHDPYVQLSADDLNAGVEQVSLDTLLSRSDLVTLHPRVTDETRNMMNAETFAKMKPGAIFVNTARGPLCDYDALYENLVSGHLSAAMLETFAVEPVPEEWPLLQLPNVTLTPHIAGASVRTVTFAAEMAAEEVRRYIAGLPPVHPC from the coding sequence ATGAAGAAGATAGCCATTATCGGCGACCGGTTCATGCTGCCGGACGTGTTCCGCGACAAGATCGTCGAGGCGACCGGCAACGGCCATGACATCCGCACCCTCGAACTGCCCTGGCCGGATGTGCCGATGGAGCACGGCTATGCCGTCGAAGGCATGGATGGCCTCAAGGAATATCTCGGCAAGCCCGAGGACATCATCGCATTTATCGGTGACGCGGAAATCCTGGTGACGCAGTTGGCGCCGCTGTCTCGCGGAATGCTCGAAGCATTGCCGGGCCTGAAGCTCGTCGCCGTCTCGCGTGGCGGTCCGGTCAACATCGACATGGGTGCCGCACGCGATGTCGGGGTGCGCGTCGTCAACACGCCAGGCCGCAATGCGAGCGCCGTTGCCGAATTCACGCTTGGCGCCATCCTCGCCGAGACGCGGCTGATCCGCACCGGTCACGAGGCGCTGCGCAGGGGTGAATGGCGCGGCGATCTCTACCGCGCCGACCGCACCGGTCGCGAACTCTGCGAAATGACCGTCGGAGTCATCGGCTACGGCAATATAGGCACCAAGGTCGTGCGCCTGCTGCGCGCCTTTGGCACCAGGGTTCTGGTGCACGACCCCTATGTGCAGCTTTCCGCCGACGATCTGAATGCCGGCGTCGAGCAGGTCTCGCTCGACACGCTTCTGTCCCGTTCCGACCTCGTGACGCTGCATCCGCGCGTCACCGACGAGACGCGGAACATGATGAATGCCGAGACCTTTGCGAAGATGAAGCCGGGCGCGATCTTCGTGAACACGGCGCGCGGGCCGCTCTGTGACTACGACGCGCTCTACGAGAACCTGGTCAGTGGTCATCTCTCGGCGGCGATGCTGGAGACCTTTGCGGTGGAGCCGGTGCCGGAGGAATGGCCGTTGTTGCAGCTTCCCAACGTGACGCTGACGCCGCATATCGCGGGCGCTTCCGTGCGCACCGTGACCTTTGCCGCCGAAATGGCCGCCGAGGAGGTCCGCCGTTACATCGCCGGCCTGCCGCCGGTTCACCCTTGCTAG
- a CDS encoding FGGY-family carbohydrate kinase, whose translation MRDILIGIDAGTSVIKSVAFDLAGRQLAMAAVPNAYEAVGRAGSVQDLERTWADAAVTLKQLSEKIDNLSGRVAAIAVTGQGDGTWMIDRDGAPVGKGWLWLDARAGETVERLRGDSGDVARFESTGAGLAACQQGPQLRWMSDHAPEMLSGVATTFHCKDWLYFKLTGKRATDPSEANFSFGNFRTRSYSDDVIAFLGLEKLKHVLPEIVDGAATHHPLSAEAAGITGLTEGTPIVLGYVDVVCTALGAGLYDPGTDTGCSIIGSTGMHMRLANGADDVRLNRDLTGYTMCMPIPGAYAQMQSNMAATLNIDWILSVASGLLKGMGVEKSKSELLAFVDDWLADAKDTPLIFQPYISDAGERGPFVDATARASFVGLSITHGFPDMVKAVFDGLAMAARDCYAEMGPLPTRIRLTGGAARSASLRRILGAALGASVQTSEREEAGAAGAAMIAAVSLGIYPSMADCLGDWVTPYQRPAEAADPALARRFDELFPAYQQSRTALRPVWHALSQSTDAGNQQERPK comes from the coding sequence ATGCGGGACATCCTCATCGGCATCGATGCGGGAACGTCGGTCATCAAGTCGGTGGCCTTCGATCTCGCCGGCCGGCAGCTGGCCATGGCCGCCGTGCCGAACGCCTATGAGGCGGTCGGCCGCGCTGGCAGTGTCCAGGATCTGGAGCGCACCTGGGCAGATGCCGCGGTGACGCTGAAGCAGCTCTCCGAGAAGATCGACAACCTTTCCGGCCGCGTCGCTGCGATCGCTGTGACCGGCCAGGGCGACGGCACCTGGATGATCGATCGGGACGGCGCCCCTGTCGGCAAGGGCTGGCTCTGGCTCGATGCGCGCGCCGGCGAAACTGTGGAGCGGCTGCGCGGCGACAGCGGCGACGTTGCCCGCTTCGAAAGCACCGGCGCGGGTCTTGCCGCCTGCCAGCAGGGGCCGCAGCTGCGCTGGATGAGCGACCATGCGCCCGAGATGCTCTCGGGCGTTGCCACCACCTTCCACTGCAAGGACTGGCTCTATTTCAAGCTGACCGGCAAACGGGCGACCGATCCCTCCGAGGCGAATTTCAGCTTCGGCAATTTTCGTACCCGCAGCTACAGCGACGACGTCATCGCCTTCCTCGGGCTCGAAAAGCTGAAACATGTGCTGCCCGAGATCGTCGACGGCGCCGCGACCCATCACCCGCTTTCGGCGGAAGCGGCCGGTATCACAGGTCTCACCGAGGGCACGCCCATCGTGCTTGGCTATGTCGATGTCGTCTGCACAGCCCTTGGCGCCGGGCTCTACGATCCGGGCACCGATACCGGCTGCTCGATCATCGGCTCGACCGGCATGCACATGCGACTTGCCAATGGCGCCGACGATGTGCGGCTGAACCGGGACTTGACCGGCTACACCATGTGCATGCCGATCCCCGGCGCCTACGCACAGATGCAGTCGAACATGGCGGCGACGCTCAATATCGACTGGATCCTCTCGGTGGCTTCCGGCCTATTGAAGGGCATGGGGGTCGAGAAATCCAAGAGCGAGCTGCTCGCTTTTGTCGACGACTGGCTGGCCGATGCCAAGGACACGCCGCTGATCTTCCAGCCCTATATCTCGGATGCGGGCGAGCGCGGGCCCTTCGTCGACGCGACGGCGCGTGCGTCCTTTGTCGGGCTGTCGATCACCCACGGCTTTCCCGACATGGTGAAGGCGGTCTTCGACGGGCTCGCCATGGCGGCGCGCGATTGTTATGCCGAAATGGGGCCGCTACCGACGCGGATCCGATTGACCGGAGGTGCCGCCCGCAGCGCATCGCTCCGCCGTATCCTCGGTGCGGCCCTCGGCGCCAGCGTCCAGACGAGCGAGCGGGAGGAGGCGGGGGCGGCCGGTGCCGCGATGATCGCCGCCGTCTCGCTTGGCATCTACCCCTCGATGGCCGATTGCCTTGGCGATTGGGTCACGCCCTATCAACGGCCGGCTGAAGCCGCCGATCCGGCACTTGCCCGCCGCTTTGACGAACTTTTCCCCGCCTACCAGCAGTCGCGAACAGCGCTCAGACCCGTCTGGCACGCACTCTCCCAAAGTACTGACGCCGGAAACCAACAGGAAAGACCGAAATGA
- a CDS encoding ABC transporter ATP-binding protein: MTDTALLIKDVDKFYGPVDYGVHAVKKLNMDVRKGEIIALLGSSGCGKTSTLRMIAGFEAVSRGTISLAGREVQTLPPVRRNVAMAFEGYSLYPPLTVRENIAFALKASKLSQSVVDQKVAGIAKLLEIEDILGRYPSSISGGQQQRASLGRALIRDANLHLLDEPMGQLEPQLRALLRGRIKHFIKERGLTAILVTHDQTEANALADRIAVMEGGVLQQFDTPQKIKERPANLFTGTFVGEPPMNVFEASVSGSESKMAFGLKDGVRLEYPASDFSHAVRDALIKRQKVVLGIRPYSVRRSADGVTGRVAVNQWLGDQTHIAADFAGGTMVLVEHDRTELDVGQPIGIHLDPSSLHVFDGESGRAISHGQELA, encoded by the coding sequence ATGACCGACACCGCTCTTTTGATCAAGGACGTCGACAAGTTCTACGGTCCCGTCGACTACGGCGTGCATGCCGTGAAGAAGCTGAACATGGATGTGAGGAAGGGCGAGATTATTGCTCTGCTCGGCTCGTCCGGCTGCGGAAAGACCTCGACGCTGCGCATGATCGCCGGCTTCGAGGCAGTATCGCGCGGCACGATCTCGCTTGCCGGACGCGAGGTTCAGACCCTGCCGCCGGTGCGCCGCAACGTCGCCATGGCGTTCGAAGGCTATTCGCTCTATCCGCCACTGACGGTGCGCGAAAACATCGCCTTCGCGTTGAAGGCCTCGAAGCTCTCGCAGAGCGTCGTCGACCAGAAGGTGGCCGGTATCGCCAAACTGCTCGAAATCGAGGACATTCTCGGGCGCTACCCGAGCTCGATTTCCGGCGGCCAGCAGCAGCGCGCTTCACTCGGCCGGGCCCTCATCCGCGACGCCAACCTGCACCTCCTCGACGAGCCGATGGGGCAGCTCGAGCCGCAGCTTCGGGCGCTGCTTCGCGGCCGCATCAAGCATTTCATCAAGGAGCGGGGGCTGACGGCGATCCTCGTCACCCACGACCAGACCGAGGCGAACGCGCTTGCCGACCGCATTGCCGTCATGGAAGGCGGCGTGCTGCAGCAGTTCGACACGCCGCAGAAGATCAAGGAGCGGCCGGCCAATCTCTTCACCGGCACCTTCGTCGGCGAGCCGCCGATGAACGTCTTTGAGGCCAGTGTTTCCGGCTCCGAAAGCAAGATGGCCTTTGGCCTGAAGGACGGCGTGCGGCTGGAATATCCGGCCTCCGACTTCTCGCATGCGGTGCGCGATGCGCTCATCAAACGGCAGAAGGTGGTGCTCGGCATTCGCCCCTATTCGGTGCGCCGCAGCGCCGATGGTGTGACCGGCCGCGTCGCCGTCAACCAGTGGCTCGGCGACCAGACCCATATCGCGGCGGATTTCGCCGGTGGCACCATGGTGCTGGTCGAGCATGACCGAACGGAGCTCGATGTCGGCCAGCCGATCGGCATTCATCTCGATCCGTCGAGCCTGCACGTCTTCGACGGCGAGAGCGGGCGCGCGATCAGCCATGGACAGGAGCTCGCCTGA
- a CDS encoding ABC transporter ATP-binding protein, with translation MTTLQLQNIVKRYKSHTVLDDLTLDVADGERLVLFGPSGAGKTVLLRLVAGVIEPDEGRVLIGGEDMTDVDAEHRGVGMAFQNFALFPHMSAFDNIASPLTATRSSKERIAAGVQKVAKLLKIDHVLTHHPKALSNGQKQRTALARALVGSPPLLLLDDPLRNVDAKLRFEMRLELPRLLAAEGATVVYVTQDYKEAMALGDRIAVMAAGRIRQVGTPQEIYNAPADIEIARLFGDPTINLLDVTPQRSGEGVFVELSNVRVRLADYGADVVGRQCVLGLRPEAISFVDAAAPGAIPVTVEAETPLNEKTVTLALTARGREILVSRPAGTPGPTAGPAHIAVNGMQAFLFDKTSGALLPRADLAAKRNGEAA, from the coding sequence ATGACCACGTTGCAACTGCAGAACATCGTCAAGCGCTACAAGAGCCACACGGTTCTCGACGATCTCACGCTTGATGTCGCCGATGGCGAGCGGCTGGTGCTCTTCGGCCCCTCCGGCGCCGGCAAGACCGTGCTGCTCCGGCTGGTTGCCGGCGTCATCGAGCCGGACGAGGGCAGGGTGCTGATCGGCGGCGAGGACATGACCGATGTCGATGCCGAACATCGCGGTGTCGGCATGGCCTTCCAGAACTTCGCGCTGTTCCCGCACATGAGCGCCTTCGACAATATCGCCAGCCCGCTGACGGCGACGCGGTCTTCGAAGGAGAGAATAGCGGCGGGCGTGCAGAAGGTCGCCAAGCTGTTGAAGATCGACCATGTGCTGACGCATCACCCGAAGGCGCTTTCGAACGGCCAGAAGCAGCGCACGGCACTTGCCCGTGCGCTCGTCGGCTCGCCGCCGCTTTTGCTGCTGGACGATCCCTTGCGCAACGTCGATGCGAAGCTCCGCTTCGAGATGCGACTGGAATTGCCGCGGCTCCTGGCTGCCGAAGGTGCGACGGTCGTCTACGTCACCCAGGACTACAAGGAGGCGATGGCGCTCGGCGACCGGATTGCCGTGATGGCCGCTGGCCGTATCCGCCAGGTCGGGACGCCGCAGGAGATCTATAACGCGCCCGCCGATATCGAGATCGCGCGGCTCTTCGGCGATCCCACCATCAACCTGCTCGATGTCACGCCGCAGCGGAGCGGCGAGGGCGTCTTCGTCGAGCTCTCCAATGTCCGGGTGCGGCTTGCCGATTACGGCGCCGATGTCGTCGGCAGGCAGTGCGTGCTTGGCCTGCGTCCCGAGGCAATCAGCTTCGTCGACGCGGCGGCACCGGGCGCCATTCCCGTGACAGTAGAGGCGGAAACGCCGCTCAACGAAAAGACCGTGACGCTGGCGCTGACGGCACGCGGCCGCGAAATCCTGGTGTCACGCCCGGCCGGCACGCCTGGTCCGACCGCTGGTCCTGCCCATATCGCCGTCAATGGCATGCAGGCCTTTCTCTTCGACAAGACGAGCGGCGCTCTTTTGCCGCGCGCCGACCTTGCAGCCAAGCGCAATGGAGAAGCGGCATGA
- a CDS encoding carbohydrate ABC transporter permease yields METMSPLERTLRGLALTLVVVFFMFPIFWIFLMSFQTNETILAIPPSVVFSPTLSNYAALITGKLQTAAGTLDIAFMRNLGNSIFLSVASVAVALVLGVPAAYAFARHKFKGSEDIAFTLLSFRFAPPLLVLLPLTQYFQWLGLSNTYFGLIWVYQLICLPLILWIVRGYFEDISADVEYAYRIAGHSWFATFRKIALPLAGPGIAAAGLLAFIFAWNNFVFALVLASADKQPVTVGALAFVTSSGIQYGQIAAAIVLSVTPTLALALYAQRYLVEGLSLGAVKG; encoded by the coding sequence ATGGAAACCATGTCTCCGCTGGAACGGACCTTGCGCGGTCTCGCCCTGACGCTTGTCGTCGTCTTCTTCATGTTCCCGATCTTCTGGATCTTCCTGATGTCGTTCCAGACGAACGAGACGATCCTCGCCATCCCGCCGTCGGTCGTGTTCTCGCCGACGCTTTCCAACTACGCGGCGCTGATCACCGGCAAGTTGCAGACGGCGGCCGGCACGCTCGACATCGCCTTCATGCGCAATCTCGGCAATTCGATCTTCCTGTCGGTCGCCTCGGTTGCCGTGGCGCTCGTGCTCGGGGTGCCGGCTGCCTATGCCTTTGCCCGCCACAAGTTCAAGGGCTCTGAAGACATCGCGTTCACGCTGCTCTCCTTCCGCTTCGCGCCGCCGCTGCTGGTGCTGCTGCCGCTGACGCAGTATTTCCAGTGGCTCGGCCTCTCCAACACCTACTTTGGCCTGATCTGGGTCTACCAGCTGATCTGCCTGCCGCTCATCCTCTGGATCGTGCGCGGTTACTTCGAGGATATCTCGGCCGACGTCGAATATGCCTATCGCATCGCGGGCCATTCCTGGTTCGCAACCTTCCGCAAGATCGCCCTGCCGCTTGCAGGACCGGGCATTGCCGCGGCCGGCCTGCTTGCCTTCATCTTCGCCTGGAACAACTTCGTCTTCGCGCTGGTGCTGGCATCCGCCGACAAGCAGCCGGTGACGGTGGGCGCGCTCGCCTTCGTCACCTCCTCGGGCATCCAATACGGGCAGATCGCGGCGGCCATCGTGCTTTCGGTCACGCCAACGCTCGCACTTGCACTCTACGCCCAGCGCTACCTTGTCGAAGGCCTGTCGCTCGGCGCGGTGAAAGGGTAA
- a CDS encoding carbohydrate ABC transporter permease: MASTETLRRPTSGFRISRKMLPYVLSLPALLVCIGILIPFFTAVIYSFQRYRLSQPWARQFNWGENYLNFFTDPAFWNTLKVSLLYAGLTVTLELLLGLGIALLLQRRSAVNNFISIMLLLPLMIAPALAALMWKLMTNPSFGILSYLASLIGLHDFRWASSPDTALLTVVLVDIWVYTPFIMILLLAGLRSLPTQPFEAAALDGVPRSFVFFRITLPMLTPYILTATLFRLLDSIQQFDIIYAMTQGGPGNTLTVFQVEAYLNFFQSTNVGRSAALLIILWAITYTLSNVFIKNWLRLRERARGEA; the protein is encoded by the coding sequence ATGGCTTCAACAGAAACCCTCCGCAGACCGACCTCCGGTTTCAGGATCAGCAGGAAGATGCTTCCCTATGTGCTGAGCCTGCCGGCGCTGCTCGTCTGCATCGGCATCCTCATCCCGTTCTTCACGGCGGTCATCTATTCCTTCCAGCGCTACCGGCTGAGCCAGCCTTGGGCGCGCCAGTTCAACTGGGGCGAAAACTACCTCAACTTCTTCACCGATCCGGCCTTCTGGAACACGCTCAAGGTATCGCTGCTCTATGCCGGCCTCACCGTGACGCTGGAACTGCTGCTCGGTCTCGGTATCGCGCTGCTTCTGCAGCGGCGCTCTGCGGTCAACAACTTCATCTCGATCATGCTGCTCCTGCCGCTGATGATCGCGCCGGCGCTCGCCGCGCTGATGTGGAAGCTGATGACCAATCCGAGCTTCGGTATCCTCAGCTACCTCGCAAGCCTGATCGGCCTGCATGATTTCCGCTGGGCATCCTCGCCGGATACCGCGCTGCTGACCGTCGTGCTCGTCGATATCTGGGTCTATACGCCCTTCATCATGATCCTGCTTCTGGCCGGTCTGCGCTCGCTGCCGACGCAGCCCTTCGAGGCGGCCGCACTCGACGGCGTGCCGCGCAGCTTCGTCTTCTTCCGCATCACGCTTCCGATGCTGACGCCCTACATCCTGACGGCGACGCTCTTCCGGTTGCTGGACAGTATCCAGCAGTTCGACATCATCTACGCGATGACCCAAGGCGGACCCGGCAACACGCTCACCGTCTTCCAGGTCGAGGCCTATCTCAACTTCTTCCAGTCGACCAATGTCGGCCGTTCGGCAGCGCTGCTGATCATCCTGTGGGCGATCACCTACACGCTCTCCAACGTCTTCATCAAGAACTGGCTGCGGCTGCGCGAACGCGCGCGCGGCGAAGCTTAA
- a CDS encoding extracellular solute-binding protein, whose translation MYEKEKDLISAFLRGEVDRRGMLKGLGAAGLAAGTAGTLFNMMSTQALAADFDWKAHSGKKLKLLLNKHPYADAMIANLQAFKDLTGIDVTYDVFPEDVYFDKVTAALSSGSAEYDAFMTGAYMTWTYGPAGWIADLNEWIKDPTKTNPNYNWDDFLAGVKNSCAWNGQPGGALGSEDAKQWCIPWAFEQNNITYNREMFDKAGVELPKNLDDMIAVAAKLQKDIGGIYGIGVRGSRSWATIHPGFLSGYANFNQKDLNVSADGKLSAAMGTAESKAYHAKFVQMIQESGPKDWSTYTWYQVGTDLGAGASAMIFDADCLGYFMNGGDNKMAGKLGYAAFAANPEATASTPNIWIWSLAMSNFSKDKDATWYFLQWASGPEHALFGATKMDFVDPVRQSIWKDEIFREKLNGKYPGYVEMFDASAAGASIKFTPQPLFFDVTTEWASTLQKMVAKQVPVDEGLDQLVESINRQLQEAGLG comes from the coding sequence ATGTACGAGAAGGAGAAGGACCTCATCAGCGCATTCCTGCGTGGGGAGGTGGACCGCCGCGGCATGCTCAAGGGATTGGGTGCCGCAGGCCTGGCAGCCGGCACGGCCGGCACGTTGTTCAACATGATGTCGACGCAGGCGCTCGCCGCCGATTTCGACTGGAAGGCGCATTCCGGCAAGAAGTTGAAACTGCTTTTGAACAAGCACCCTTACGCCGATGCTATGATCGCCAACCTTCAGGCCTTCAAGGACCTGACCGGCATCGACGTTACCTATGACGTGTTCCCGGAAGACGTCTATTTCGACAAGGTGACGGCGGCGCTGTCTTCGGGCTCGGCCGAATACGATGCCTTCATGACCGGCGCCTACATGACCTGGACCTATGGTCCGGCCGGATGGATCGCCGACCTCAACGAATGGATCAAGGATCCGACCAAGACCAACCCCAACTACAACTGGGATGATTTCCTCGCGGGCGTGAAGAACTCCTGCGCCTGGAACGGCCAGCCGGGTGGGGCGCTCGGTTCGGAAGACGCCAAGCAGTGGTGCATTCCGTGGGCGTTCGAGCAGAACAACATCACCTATAACCGCGAGATGTTCGACAAGGCCGGCGTCGAGCTGCCGAAGAACCTCGACGACATGATTGCGGTTGCGGCCAAGCTGCAGAAGGACATCGGCGGCATCTACGGTATCGGCGTCCGCGGTTCGCGCTCCTGGGCAACCATCCATCCGGGCTTCCTGTCGGGCTATGCCAACTTCAACCAGAAGGACCTGAACGTCTCGGCCGACGGCAAGCTGTCGGCAGCGATGGGCACGGCGGAATCCAAGGCCTACCACGCCAAGTTCGTGCAGATGATCCAGGAAAGCGGCCCGAAGGACTGGTCGACCTACACCTGGTATCAGGTGGGCACCGACCTTGGCGCCGGCGCCTCGGCGATGATCTTCGACGCCGATTGCCTGGGTTACTTCATGAACGGCGGCGACAACAAGATGGCCGGCAAGCTCGGCTATGCCGCCTTTGCCGCCAACCCGGAAGCGACCGCCTCGACGCCGAACATCTGGATCTGGTCGCTCGCCATGTCCAACTTCTCCAAGGACAAGGACGCCACCTGGTACTTCCTGCAGTGGGCTTCCGGTCCGGAGCACGCGCTGTTCGGCGCCACCAAGATGGACTTCGTCGATCCGGTTCGCCAGTCGATCTGGAAGGACGAGATCTTCCGCGAGAAGCTGAACGGCAAGTATCCGGGCTATGTCGAAATGTTCGACGCCTCGGCCGCCGGCGCCTCCATCAAGTTCACGCCGCAGCCGCTGTTCTTCGACGTCACCACCGAATGGGCATCGACGCTGCAGAAGATGGTCGCCAAGCAAGTGCCGGTCGATGAGGGTCTCGACCAGCTCGTCGAAAGCATCAACCGCCAGCTCCAAGAGGCGGGTCTCGGCTGA